A window of the Dongshaea marina genome harbors these coding sequences:
- a CDS encoding MetS family NSS transporter small subunit: MSSISIFMLALGFAITWGGAACCLYLAVRAKQT; the protein is encoded by the coding sequence ATGAGCAGCATCTCGATTTTCATGTTAGCCCTGGGGTTTGCTATCACCTGGGGAGGTGCAGCTTGTTGCCTCTATCTGGCGGTGAGGGCAAAGCAAACATAA
- a CDS encoding sodium-dependent transporter — protein MSREQWGSRTGFVLAAIGSAIGLGNIWRFPYQAYENGGGAFLVPYLIAMLTAGIPFMILEFTVGHKYRRSAPKIYSMINRNFEWLGWFQTLVAAVIGIYYIAVIGWSLSYLNFSFTQSWGTDTNAFFFSKYLGVGATSSPSNLGSIQWQVVIPVAIAWAITFATVLTGVKKGLERINKILMPLLFLIVLALVIRVLTLPGALSGIDWLFTPDFSKLSDPKVWAGAYGQIFFSLSIGLTIMLTYSSYLPKKSDINNSAFITVFANCGFSLLAGVMIFGALGFMAHHEGKALSDVVTSGVGLAFVTLPSVINQMPAPYIMGPLLFLTLVFAGISSHISLTEAVVSAIKEKFGWSRRRSVIAYCGVGFVLSMLFVTQGGILLLDLVDHFINNIALLGGALIELVLLGWGLRIATLRDHTNQISDFKLGYWWELCIRYFTLLILGALFLSNFIDELRVNYGGYSNQDILWIGWGMVIVMLVASIAINTRTNSIAQKEATA, from the coding sequence ATGAGTCGAGAGCAGTGGGGCTCCCGGACCGGATTTGTTCTGGCAGCAATCGGATCGGCGATCGGATTGGGAAATATCTGGCGCTTTCCTTATCAGGCATATGAAAATGGTGGTGGGGCCTTTCTTGTTCCCTACCTGATAGCTATGCTCACCGCGGGTATCCCTTTTATGATTCTGGAGTTTACCGTCGGTCATAAATACCGGCGCAGCGCTCCTAAAATCTACTCAATGATCAACCGAAACTTTGAGTGGCTGGGCTGGTTTCAGACCCTGGTTGCCGCTGTCATCGGGATCTATTACATCGCAGTGATCGGCTGGTCCCTTTCCTATCTTAATTTTTCGTTCACCCAATCCTGGGGGACTGACACCAATGCCTTCTTCTTTAGCAAGTATCTGGGGGTTGGTGCCACAAGTTCCCCCTCGAATCTTGGAAGCATCCAGTGGCAGGTGGTGATCCCGGTCGCGATCGCCTGGGCTATCACTTTTGCAACGGTTTTGACCGGGGTAAAGAAGGGGCTTGAGCGAATAAATAAAATATTGATGCCCTTGCTGTTTCTGATCGTACTGGCGCTGGTGATCCGCGTGCTTACTCTACCCGGAGCCTTGAGTGGCATTGACTGGCTGTTTACCCCGGATTTTTCCAAGCTGAGCGATCCCAAGGTGTGGGCGGGAGCCTATGGACAGATCTTTTTCTCTTTGAGTATAGGCCTGACCATAATGCTGACCTATTCCAGTTACCTGCCGAAGAAGAGTGATATTAATAACAGTGCATTCATCACAGTATTTGCCAACTGTGGATTTTCGCTGCTGGCGGGGGTGATGATCTTCGGCGCCCTGGGGTTCATGGCCCATCATGAAGGCAAGGCTTTGAGTGATGTCGTTACATCCGGGGTTGGTCTGGCATTTGTAACTCTACCAAGTGTGATCAACCAGATGCCTGCTCCCTATATCATGGGACCGCTGCTGTTCCTGACTCTGGTATTTGCTGGGATAAGCTCGCATATCTCGCTGACCGAGGCTGTGGTATCGGCGATCAAGGAAAAATTTGGATGGTCGCGCCGTCGCAGTGTGATCGCTTATTGCGGGGTAGGATTTGTTCTGAGCATGCTGTTTGTGACCCAGGGCGGTATTCTGCTGCTGGATCTGGTAGATCACTTTATCAATAACATCGCTCTGTTGGGTGGCGCCCTGATCGAGTTGGTACTGCTGGGATGGGGATTGAGGATTGCAACATTGCGAGATCACACCAACCAGATCTCTGACTTTAAATTGGGCTATTGGTGGGAGCTTTGTATCCGCTACTTCACCCTGCTGATCCTGGGAGCTCTGTTCCTGAGTAACTTTATCGATGAATTGCGGGTCAACTACGGTGGCTACAGCAATCAAGATATCCTGTGGATTGGCTGGGGCATGGTCATAGTGATGCTGGTGGCATCGATCGCGATTAATACCCGGACCAACTCAATAGCTCAGAAGGAGGCAACCGCATGA
- a CDS encoding family 20 glycosylhydrolase, with protein sequence MNARTWLVIFVIAGTLLLTACRPPSSSLSQPSQLTTQQQLDYIGEHLKLHYELVNNFSDPGKSHRLDLWLENRGNQVIREGDWRLYLQSVQPILSVDSSLFRVKHLKGTLNRLTPSSGFELKPGETVKLPLTSSFWQISYSDFMPRAYVSAPQMQPRVIANTQVPLSGLEDDPLRYVDPITEPQQYKRTPQDRYHPFTALELYQQNDSLHQLPSAEVSSHIIPTPLSVKLTNLAQPVTLDKSWVIRYQKGLENEANYLAEQLEPLLGVKLRRVPGYYRRNVPRSIDLMVGPVRLSPKEGSLVQHEAYTLRTSLYQVAISGASSHGVFNGIESLMALVPGTSYLSPKGEVSLPQLKVRDAPRMAFRGLLLDVARNFQPPVEVKKVIDMMAALKLNRLHLHLSDDEGWRLAIPELPELTQVGGRRCHDLAEQRCLLPQLGSDPAFDSKDSGTGFYTQAQFIELLHYAWARHIQVIPEFDMPGHARAAIIAMKARYQHYMALKQPQKAREFLLSDPGDSSRYLSVQGYDDNALNVCLASTRSFIKTLINSVQATYRKAGVPLHYWHMGNDEVADGAWTGSPACHNLYPDLSPENPERYRELLTENFVAFISRSLAEYGVVMGSWNDGMKQDESHYIPRDKLKSKVYVNAWDATAWPPVTSPRKLSDAGYKVVLSLPSQLYFDHPYAPDPRERGFYWASRYTDSREVFAFTPSQLKGVRESMPNGELGRVGINGEGRVSKWNNLSASPQYLLGVLAGAWSETIRTPAQLDYMLFPRAIALAERAWHRPSWESSWPNPAQRLKDWQAFANSVALNWMPRMAAADVMFRLPPPGGKLTRGKLFANSPYPGLAIQYDAGKGWIDYPPAGVENEKAPIRLRSVILRQGKVIRASRESEIETK encoded by the coding sequence ATGAACGCAAGGACGTGGCTCGTCATATTCGTGATAGCAGGGACTTTGTTACTAACGGCTTGCCGACCCCCCTCTTCATCTTTATCACAGCCCTCACAGCTTACCACTCAGCAGCAGCTTGATTACATAGGAGAGCATCTTAAGCTGCACTATGAGCTGGTGAATAACTTCTCAGACCCGGGAAAGAGCCACAGACTGGATCTGTGGCTAGAGAATCGAGGGAATCAGGTGATCCGGGAAGGAGACTGGCGGCTGTATCTGCAAAGTGTTCAGCCGATTCTCTCCGTTGACAGTTCCCTATTCAGGGTTAAACACCTGAAGGGAACACTCAATCGGTTGACCCCATCCTCCGGGTTTGAGTTGAAACCAGGGGAGACGGTCAAACTGCCTCTGACCAGCAGCTTTTGGCAGATCTCCTATAGCGACTTCATGCCAAGAGCCTATGTATCGGCGCCTCAAATGCAACCTCGGGTTATCGCGAATACCCAGGTCCCCCTGAGCGGTTTAGAGGATGATCCCCTGCGCTATGTCGACCCTATCACTGAGCCCCAGCAGTATAAGCGTACCCCACAGGACAGGTATCACCCCTTCACGGCTTTGGAGTTGTATCAACAAAACGATAGTCTGCATCAACTACCCTCTGCCGAGGTTTCCAGTCACATCATACCAACTCCTCTCTCGGTAAAACTAACCAACCTGGCTCAGCCCGTCACTCTGGATAAGAGCTGGGTGATCCGTTACCAGAAAGGGCTCGAGAATGAGGCTAACTACCTTGCTGAGCAACTTGAACCCTTGCTGGGAGTAAAGCTTAGGAGAGTACCCGGATATTATCGGCGCAATGTTCCGCGCTCCATTGATCTCATGGTTGGCCCTGTCAGGTTAAGCCCGAAGGAGGGTTCATTGGTGCAACATGAGGCCTATACCCTGCGTACCAGCCTCTATCAGGTGGCGATCAGCGGAGCATCATCTCACGGGGTGTTTAATGGGATCGAATCTTTGATGGCGCTGGTGCCAGGTACCAGTTATCTCAGTCCGAAAGGGGAGGTGTCTCTCCCTCAGCTCAAGGTCCGGGATGCCCCGAGAATGGCATTTCGCGGGCTATTGCTGGATGTTGCACGTAACTTTCAGCCGCCGGTGGAAGTAAAGAAAGTGATAGATATGATGGCGGCTCTCAAGCTTAACCGTTTGCATCTTCATCTGTCCGATGACGAGGGATGGCGCCTGGCAATCCCTGAGCTCCCTGAATTGACTCAGGTCGGGGGGCGCCGTTGCCATGACCTGGCAGAGCAGCGTTGCCTGTTACCGCAGCTTGGCTCAGATCCCGCTTTCGACTCAAAGGATAGTGGCACCGGCTTTTATACCCAGGCTCAATTTATTGAACTGCTGCATTATGCCTGGGCGCGCCATATTCAGGTGATCCCTGAGTTTGATATGCCGGGCCATGCCAGAGCGGCGATCATTGCGATGAAGGCGCGCTATCAGCACTATATGGCGCTCAAGCAGCCGCAAAAAGCCAGGGAGTTCCTGCTGTCCGATCCCGGGGACAGCTCCCGCTATCTCTCGGTTCAGGGCTATGATGATAATGCCCTCAATGTGTGCCTGGCATCGACCCGCAGCTTTATCAAGACCCTGATCAACAGTGTTCAGGCGACCTACCGCAAGGCGGGAGTACCATTGCACTATTGGCATATGGGCAATGATGAGGTGGCCGATGGGGCCTGGACAGGCTCCCCCGCCTGTCACAATCTATATCCTGACTTGAGTCCTGAGAATCCAGAGCGATACCGGGAGCTGTTGACGGAGAATTTTGTTGCCTTTATCAGTCGTAGCCTTGCTGAGTATGGAGTCGTGATGGGGAGTTGGAACGATGGAATGAAGCAGGATGAGAGTCACTATATACCGCGCGATAAGCTTAAGTCTAAGGTATATGTCAATGCCTGGGATGCAACGGCCTGGCCTCCGGTCACTTCACCCAGGAAGCTCTCCGATGCTGGTTATAAAGTGGTTCTGTCATTGCCGAGCCAGCTCTATTTTGATCATCCCTATGCCCCCGATCCCCGGGAGCGAGGCTTTTACTGGGCGAGCCGATATACAGACAGCCGGGAAGTCTTTGCCTTCACTCCCAGTCAGCTCAAAGGGGTCAGGGAGAGTATGCCAAACGGTGAGTTGGGGCGAGTCGGGATTAATGGTGAAGGTCGGGTCTCAAAGTGGAATAACCTGAGTGCCTCCCCGCAATATCTGCTGGGAGTGTTGGCCGGAGCCTGGAGTGAAACCATTCGCACCCCGGCCCAGCTTGATTATATGTTGTTCCCAAGGGCCATAGCCCTGGCCGAGCGCGCCTGGCATCGCCCTTCCTGGGAGAGCTCCTGGCCAAATCCCGCGCAGCGTCTTAAGGATTGGCAAGCGTTTGCCAATAGCGTCGCCCTGAATTGGATGCCCAGAATGGCGGCGGCCGATGTGATGTTCCGACTACCCCCGCCGGGGGGCAAATTGACGCGTGGCAAGCTCTTCGCCAACAGCCCTTATCCCGGCCTTGCCATCCAATATGATGCAGGGAAAGGTTGGATAGATTATCCTCCTGCAGGGGTTGAAAATGAAAAAGCGCCGATACGTCTACGCAGTGTGATTCTGCGCCAGGGCAAGGTGATCCGGGCAAGCCGGGAGAGTGAGATAGAGACGAAATAG
- the dsbD gene encoding protein-disulfide reductase DsbD, whose product MVLVFVGAGLLLTFTPCVLPMIPIVSAIVLGDSRYGHHHLRGFFLSLCYVTGMAMTYAIAGMLMARFGASFNLPALMQSPAVLLGSAILFVLLSLAMFGVFRMTLPHVLENRIQRTSHRLKGGRYGTAALMGVLSTLVVSPCISAPLAAALLYISSTGKMLTGFIALLSLGIGMGIPLLLVGSFGPKLLPKSGPWMEQIKNLFAVLLLAIAVALLSRLLNNSLWLWAIFLIVLAVCGGALERAKTLVQRLQKGVCIVGLCAGILLLIGAAMGSHDLLSPLKGLLQMQNSSIRDEGFKSTPSFTNIYSQKDLEQQVELAKDSGKPVLVDFYASWCTSCVEIDRHVLPDPQVSELLKHFTLLRADVTQNSPEQKALMQKYRLFGPPAFIFLTPDGQEYPHSAINGEISAPELVKRLRSLLSCHNSGKSSVASCIT is encoded by the coding sequence ATGGTGCTGGTGTTTGTCGGGGCCGGGTTATTACTCACCTTTACCCCCTGTGTGCTGCCGATGATCCCCATTGTATCAGCCATAGTGCTGGGGGATAGCCGCTATGGTCACCATCACCTGAGAGGCTTCTTCCTCTCCCTGTGCTACGTCACCGGAATGGCCATGACCTATGCGATAGCCGGAATGCTGATGGCGCGCTTCGGGGCCAGTTTTAACCTCCCGGCTCTGATGCAGAGTCCCGCGGTTTTGCTGGGGAGTGCCATTTTGTTTGTGCTGCTGTCGCTGGCGATGTTCGGGGTGTTTCGGATGACGCTTCCTCATGTGTTGGAAAATCGGATTCAGCGTACCAGCCACCGCCTCAAGGGAGGACGTTACGGCACTGCAGCCCTGATGGGAGTACTATCGACACTTGTTGTTTCCCCCTGTATCTCGGCGCCTCTGGCTGCGGCCCTGTTGTATATCTCTTCAACGGGAAAGATGCTGACGGGCTTTATTGCGCTACTATCTCTTGGGATCGGCATGGGGATCCCCCTGCTGCTGGTGGGCTCTTTCGGCCCTAAGCTGCTGCCAAAATCCGGCCCCTGGATGGAGCAGATAAAAAACCTATTTGCGGTCTTGCTGTTGGCGATCGCCGTGGCACTGCTATCGCGTCTTTTAAATAACTCTCTGTGGCTGTGGGCCATATTTCTGATTGTGCTGGCTGTGTGTGGCGGAGCATTGGAGCGGGCAAAGACCCTGGTTCAGCGCTTACAAAAAGGGGTGTGTATCGTCGGCCTGTGCGCCGGGATCCTATTATTGATCGGAGCTGCGATGGGTAGTCATGATCTGCTCTCCCCCCTCAAGGGCCTGCTGCAGATGCAGAATAGTTCAATCCGTGATGAGGGATTCAAATCAACCCCATCTTTTACCAATATCTACTCTCAGAAAGACCTTGAGCAGCAGGTGGAGCTTGCGAAAGACTCAGGGAAGCCTGTACTGGTCGATTTCTATGCCAGCTGGTGCACCAGTTGTGTTGAGATCGATCGCCATGTCCTTCCGGATCCACAGGTCAGCGAGCTTCTGAAGCACTTTACCCTGCTAAGGGCCGATGTGACCCAAAATAGCCCGGAGCAAAAAGCCCTGATGCAGAAATATCGTCTGTTTGGTCCCCCTGCGTTTATTTTTCTGACGCCAGATGGTCAGGAGTACCCTCACTCCGCCATCAATGGTGAGATCTCTGCTCCCGAACTGGTGAAAAGACTTCGGAGCTTGCTCAGTTGCCACAACTCGGGGAAATCTTCTGTCGCAAGTTGTATCACCTGA
- a CDS encoding protein-disulfide reductase DsbD domain-containing protein, giving the protein MKFLIYLIISLSALLAPLSSWGAAPSAADSLLSSLQPRSFLSPEQAFGVQLIKQGEGYGLSFRAAPSYYLYQQDISAFTQDGQSVLSGGGSPDPELKQDPNFGSVLIYPHGVTYRLADGASGQPIRIHYRGCSDQGLCYPPQQVQLKVPEFSGKPTHSAHPLIAATQPSNTSKKLSDNTVPPAVTLFLIQLAKPCKRPSVVTTYG; this is encoded by the coding sequence ATGAAGTTTCTGATTTATTTGATCATAAGCCTGAGCGCCCTGCTCGCTCCCTTGAGCAGCTGGGGTGCCGCACCATCCGCGGCGGACTCACTACTTAGCTCACTGCAGCCCCGTAGCTTTCTGTCCCCGGAGCAGGCCTTTGGAGTCCAGCTGATTAAGCAGGGGGAGGGCTATGGGTTAAGCTTTCGGGCGGCGCCGAGCTACTACCTCTACCAGCAGGATATCAGCGCATTCACCCAAGATGGGCAATCGGTTCTCAGCGGAGGCGGCTCACCGGACCCTGAGTTAAAACAGGATCCCAACTTTGGTTCTGTACTCATCTATCCCCACGGCGTCACCTACCGACTGGCGGATGGGGCCAGCGGCCAGCCGATCCGGATCCATTATCGCGGCTGTTCAGATCAGGGGTTATGCTACCCTCCGCAACAAGTCCAGTTAAAGGTTCCCGAGTTTAGCGGGAAGCCCACCCACAGTGCTCATCCGCTGATTGCTGCGACTCAACCTTCCAATACCTCAAAAAAGCTCTCTGACAACACTGTTCCCCCCGCAGTGACTCTTTTTTTGATTCAGCTGGCAAAGCCCTGCAAAAGACCCTCAGTGGTAACAACTTATGGCTGA
- the yihI gene encoding Der GTPase-activating protein YihI, with protein MTRKKKGRKPGSAPARRDSGNKAMDLRDSKRKKAPKGLAPGSRANPEKNTEKPLKKGPKDTRLGSKKPIQLKVESKKSPAKPQAKEKPAKVTTAVEMTEQDLEKQLLALENDERLSELLDKLDREEVISAEDQQWLETQLEKHQKLLKQLGMDDELELDDSSDDALWERFNQDDK; from the coding sequence ATGACACGCAAGAAAAAAGGCCGCAAACCAGGCTCAGCACCCGCTCGTCGCGATTCGGGCAACAAAGCGATGGATCTGCGTGACAGCAAACGCAAGAAGGCTCCAAAAGGACTTGCTCCAGGCTCCCGGGCTAACCCGGAGAAAAATACCGAAAAACCGCTGAAAAAGGGCCCCAAGGACACCCGGTTAGGGTCTAAGAAGCCAATCCAGCTTAAGGTGGAGTCGAAAAAATCCCCGGCCAAACCTCAAGCCAAAGAAAAACCTGCAAAGGTGACCACGGCCGTAGAGATGACAGAGCAGGATCTTGAAAAACAGCTGCTGGCACTGGAAAACGATGAGCGCCTGAGTGAGCTCCTAGACAAGTTGGATCGGGAAGAAGTCATCAGCGCAGAGGATCAGCAATGGCTCGAGACCCAGTTGGAGAAACATCAGAAGCTCCTCAAGCAGCTTGGGATGGATGATGAGCTCGAGCTTGATGATAGCAGCGATGATGCGCTGTGGGAGCGTTTTAACCAGGACGATAAATAA